A single window of Pyrus communis chromosome 10, drPyrComm1.1, whole genome shotgun sequence DNA harbors:
- the LOC137747245 gene encoding RNA demethylase ALKBH9B-like produces the protein MTDNTTDNNRVEPVDPFLVRYQPSDLRIASEFLSTWLSFLTRDLCPHCSAKLTDRVRSLGPELGRDSKPVNPDENSGDLNTESKELQVGSDNDNGEDHHDDDTKSLGSWDDGDQGISEPDPEASNSGLAPSLDTPSPRMSWADMAQEDELEEEEEHELPKRVVNVNEATGNLRITKSTLSRAQSERIRFMNVRRKKDYICLERINGKLVNIVDGLELHTGIFSAAQQNRIVDYVYKLQEMGRDGLLKARTYTAPQKWMRGKGRVTIQFGCCYNYAMDKYGNPPGILHDDVVDPIPELFKVIIRRLVEWHVLPPTCVPDSCIVNVYNEGDYIPPHIDNHDFVRPFCTVSFLSECNIVFGSNLKIIGPGEFEGSFAIPLPVGSVLVLNGKGADVAKHCVPPVPTKRISITFRRMDETKRPNGYVPEPDLQDLQPLSFEEDKKTRLNSPRSQRRMRRQPIRGSADRREFHSEIRGSADRREFHSEIRGSADRHEFHSEPRESSWSRRGSGNRWNRGRVNLNFES, from the exons ATGACCGACAACACCACCGATAACAACCGGGTCGAACCGGTCGACCCGTTCCTCGTAAGGTATCAGCCCTCGGATCTCCGAATCGCCTCGGAGTTTCTCTCCACCTGGCTCTCCTTTCTCACCAGAGATCTTTGTCCACACTGCTCCGCCAAACTCACCGATCGCGTCCGCTCTCTCGGCCCAG AACTTGGTAGGGATTCGAAACCCGTTAACCCGGATGAGAATTCGGGTGATTTGAATACGGAGAGCAAGGAATTGCAGGTGGGTAGTGATAATGATAATGGTGAGGATCATCATGATGATGACACAAAGTCACTAGGTAGTTGGGACGACGGAGATCAGGGGATATCGGAACCCGACCCAGAAGCTTCTAACAGTGGATTGGCCCCCTCATTAGACACTCCAAGCCCTCGAATGTCGTGGGCCGATATGGCACAGGAAGATGAGctggaagaagaggaagagcatGAGTTGCCAAAGCGGGTGGTCAATGTGAACGAGGCGACTGGAAACTTGAGGATTACGAAGTCTACATTGTCTAGGGCGCAGAGTGAACGCATTAGGTTCATGAATGTTAGGAGGAAGAAAGATTATATTTGTTTGGAGAGGATTAATGGGAAATTGGTTAACATTGTCGATGGGCTTGAGCTCCACACTGGTATCTTCAGTGCGGCGCAACAGAATAGGATTGTTGATTATGTTTATAAGCTTCAAGAGATGGGCAGGGATGGTTTATTAAAAG CACGTACGTATACAGCACCTCAAAAGTGGATGAGGGGCAAGGGACGAGTAACCATTCAGTTCGGCTGTTGCTACAATTATGCAATG GATAAGTATGGTAATCCACCTGGTATCCTACACGATGATGTTGTCGATCCCATACCAGAACTTTTCAAGGTGATCATTAGGAGGCTGGTAGAATGGCATGTGCTTCCCCCGACCTGTGTACCTGATAGTTGCATCGTCAATGTATACAATGAAGGGGACTATATACCTCCGCATATTGACAACCATGATTTTGTTCGACCTTTCTGTACCGTGTCCTTTCTTAGTGAGTGCAACATAGTTTTTGGATCAAACTTAAAGATCATTGGTCCTGGCGAGTTTGAAGGTTCATTTGCCATTCCCTTGCCAGTTGG GTCTGTTCTGGTTTTAAACGGAAAGGGGGCTGATGTAGCTAAGCATTGTGTGCCTCCAGTACCTACAAAACG GATATCAATCACATTTAGAAGAATGGATGAAACCAAACGGCCGAATGGTTATGTTCCAGAACCTGATCTACAAGATCTTCAACCACTATCCTTTGAAGAGGACAAGAAAACTAGATTAAATTCACCTAGGAGCCAACGTCGGATGAGGAGGCAGCCAATTAGGGGATCTGCTGACAGACGTGAGTTCCACTCAGAAATTAGGGGATCTGCCGACAGACGTGAGTTCCACTCAGAAATTAGGGGATCTGCCGACAGACATGAGTTCCACTCAGAGCCCCGAGAGTCAAGTTGGAGTCGACGTGGATCTGGAAATAGGTGGAACCGGGGAAGGGTCAACTTGAATTTTGAGAGCTAG
- the LOC137747579 gene encoding disease resistance protein RPV1-like isoform X2 codes for MPNTEMELIGFIQVFNIIVIAIGTLLYMCCRSFSSSSPAADSDVADSVVPDSAADSTAVVDDADADNPPRREKYDVFISFRGEDTRLGITSHLHAALLQKKIETYIDNRLQRGEEIRPALLEAIEKSTISVIIFSQNYASSTWCLDELVHILKCNNREGLVIPVFYDINPSDIRKQHGSYADAFAQLEKRFDNSIDKVHKWRDALTTAANLSGFDHSNKSGTEADLIKNVVDCIWTKLICESSCDLEGLVGIESRIQQIEELLAIHSQDACISVGIWGMGGIGKTTLAEAVFNRLSSKFEACCFLRNVREREQNDGLEHLEKTLLKEILKEEGLSMGSTFVRDRLRRTKVLIVLDDVSDSIQLERLAGEGLRYGIGSRIIITSRDRRTLTEEGKIYEVEGLKHNDALQLFCSRAFKNNSTPRAGYKELAEKAVDYAGGVPLALKLLGSLFFNCNSKADWEDELDKLKEFPYERLLRVLRLSFDGLGRNEKEIFLDIACFHKGNEVKEVRKRLAIRGRFAAAGIKVLVDMSLISIKLTSRWEIIEMHDLLEEMGRTIVQEQCIDDPGKRNRLFNDEDIYRVLKSNKEAPTVQAITFDWSKIKKQPLNRANLKVMSNLKVLIVDSFVASLDLPDSLRYLYWPSYPQESLPSNFSPENLVELHMRYSNVKKLCKEDQILVNLEVIDLKHSWNLIELPNLSGSLKVVSIDLFGCTSLVEIPSSFQHLDKLTHLDVGGCTSLEYLPEMPRNIKYLDLHNSGIKELSESVWSNENISHLDITGCKYLEKLPSNRCKLKVSGCFNLDGFISLGEFFELPRDISKLSLVGCKKLVSLPANIYQLKYLKELDLSSSSELENFPEILEPMKHFKSLNLSGTAIKELHSSIEFLLVLKRLELQGCKRLSSIPKSICKLKYLEELNLYSSSKLENFPEILEPMKHLKSLNFSGTAIKKLHSSIEFLPALKRLELQGCERLSSIPKSICKLKYLEELNLSGSSELDNFPEILEPMKHLKSLNLSGTAIKELHSSIELLPALKRLELQGCERLSSIPKSICKLKYLEELNLSGSSELENFPEILEPMKHLKSLNLSGTTIKELHSSIEFLPALKRLELQGCERLSSIPKSICKLKYLEELNLFGSFELENVPEILESMKHLKSIKLYQMMQGGS; via the exons ATGCCTAATACGGAGATGGAGTTGATTGGCTTCATTCAAGTTTTCAACATCATCGTCATCGCCATCGGGACTCTGTTGTACATGTGTTGCAGATCATTTTCTTCTTCGTCTCCTGCGGCTGATTCTGATGTAGCTGATTCTGTTGTACCTGATTCTGCTGCTGATTCTACTGCTGTTGTTGATGATGCTGATGCTGATAACCCCCCACGTCGAGAAAAGTATGATGTGTTTATCAGTTTCAGAGGTGAGGACACCCGCCTTGGTATTACCAGCCATCTTCATGCTGCCTTACTtcagaagaaaattgaaacctaCATCGATAACAGACTTCAGAGAGGAGAAGAAATCAGACCTGCCCTTCTAGAAGCAATCGAGAAATCCACCATTTCGGTGATTATTTTCTCACAAAACTATGCTTCTTCCACATGGTGTTTGGATGAGCTTGTGCATATACTCAAATGCAACAACAGAGAAGGCCTGGTTATACCCGTATTCTACGACATCAATCCATCTGATATACGAAAACAACATGGGAGTTATGCAGATGCATTTGCTCAACTTGAAAAACGTTTCGATAACAGTATCGACAAGGTGCACAAGTGGAGGGATGCTTTGACGACTGCAGCGAATCTTTCTGGGTTTGATCATTCAAACAAATCCGG GACGGAGGCAGATCTAATTAAGAATGTTGTCGATTGTATTTGGACCAAATTGATTTGTGAATCATCATGTGATTTAGAGGGCCTGGTTGGAATTGAAAGCCGCATTCAGCAAATTGAAGAGCTATTGGCCATTCATTCACAAGACGCTTGCATCAGTGTTGGTATTTGGGGAATGGGTGGTATTGGCAAGACCACCCTTGCTGAAGCCGTATTTAACAGACTCTCTTCTAAATTTGAAGCCTGTTGTTTTCTTAGAAATGTTAGGGAGAGAGAACAAAATGATGGGCTAGAACACTTGGAAAAAACACTTCTTAAGGAGATATTAAAGGAAGAAGGTCTATCCATGGGATCAACTTTTGTTCGAGATAGGCTCAGGCGTACAAAGGTCCTCATCGTTCTTGATGATGTGAGTGATTCAATACAACTAGAACGTTTAGCTGGCGAGGGTCTTCGGTATGGCATTGGAAGTAGAATCATTATCACAAGTCGAGATAGGAGAACACTTACTGAAGAGGGTAAGATCTACGAGGTTGAGGGATTAAAACATAATGACGCTCTTCAACTCTTCTGTTCACGTGCTTTCAAGAATAACAGTACTCCTAGAGCAGGTTATAAGGAGTTGGCAGAAAAGGCGGTGGATTACGCGGGAGGCGTCCCTTTAGCTCTTAAACTTCTGGGGTCCTTGTTCTTCAATTGCAATAGCAAAGCAGACTGGGAAGATGAATTGGACAAACTGAAAGAATTTCCATATGAAAGGCTCCTGAGAGTGTTGAGACTAAGTTTTGATGGATTGGGAAGAAATGAGAAGGAGATATTTTTGGATATAGCATGTTTTCATAAAGGGAATGAAGTGAAAGAGGTAAGGAAAAGGTTAGCTATCCGTGGACGCTTTGCAGCGGCTGGAATCAAAGTTCTCGTTGATATGTCTCTCATATCAATTAAGTTAACATCAAGATGGGAAATTATAGAGATGCATGATCTGCTTGAAGAAATGGGAAGGACAATTGTTCAGGAACAATGCATTGACGATCCTGGAAAACGGAATAGATTGTTCAATGATGAGGATATATATCGTGTATTGAAGAGTAACAAG GAAGCTCCAACTGTTCAAGCCATAACGTTTGATTGGTCAAAGATTAAAAAGCAACCATTGAATAGAGCAAACCTCAAAGTGATGTCTAACCTAAAAGTGCTGATTGTGGATAGTTTTGTTGCTTCTCTAGACCTTCCCGATTCTCTTCGTTATCTTTACTGGCCTAGTTATCCGCAGGAATCTTTGCCGTCAAATTTTTCTCCTGAAAATCTAGTTGAGCTTCATATGCGATATAGCAATGTTAAGAAGCTTTGTAAAGAAGACCAG ATACTGGTTAACTTAGAAGTGATCGATTTGAAGCACtcttggaatctaattgaacTTCCAAATCTCTCTGGGAGTCTAAAAGTTGTGAGCATAGATCTCTTTGGCTGTACAAGTTTGGTTGAAATTCCTTCGTCTTTTCAACATCTTGACAAGCTTACTCATCTTGATGTTGGAGGCTGCACCAGTCTCGAGTATCTTCCAGAGATGCCAAGAAATATTAAATACTTAGATTTACATAACAGTGGTATAAAGGAGTTGTCTGAATCAGTTTGGTCTAACGAAAATATTTCTCACTTGGATATTACTGGTTGTAAATACCTTGAGAAACTTCCAAGCAACAGGTGTAAGTTGAAAGTCTCTGGTTGCTTTAATCTAGATGGCTTCATATCTCTTGGTGAGTTTTTTGAGCTTCCTAGGGATATAAGTAAATTATCATTGGTTGGTTGCAAGAAACTAGTGAGTCTACCAGCCAACATTTATCAGTTGAAGTATCTCAAGGAACTCGATCTCTCTAGCAGCTCTGAACTTGAAAACTTTCCAGAGATCTTGGAGCCAATGAAACATTTCAAGTCcttaaatttaagtggaacagCGATTAAAGAGCTACACTCATCAATTGAGTTTCTCCTTGTGCTAAAAAGACTTGAACTACAAGGTTGCAAAAGGCTTTCAAGTATCCCAAAGAgcatttgtaagttgaaatatCTCGAGGAACTCAATCTCTACAGCAGCtctaaacttgaaaactttcCAGAGATCTTGGAGCCAATGAAACATTTGAAGTCCTTAAATTTCAGTGGAACGGCGATTAAAAAGCTACACTCATCAATTGAGTTTCTACCTGCGCTAAAAAGACTTGAACTACAAGGTTGCGAAAGGCTTTCAAGTATCCCAAAGAgcatttgtaagttgaaatatCTCGAGGAACTCAATCTCTCCGGCAGCTCTGAACTTGACAACTTTCCAGAGATCTTGGAGCCAATGAAACATTTGAAGTCcttaaatttaagtggaacagCGATTAAAGAGCTACACTCATCAATTGAGCTTCTACCTGCGCTAAAAAGACTTGAACTACAAGGTTGCGAAAGGCTTTCGAGTATCCCAAAGAgcatttgtaagttgaaatatCTCGAGGAACTCAATCTCTCCGGCAGCTCTGAACTTGAAAACTTTCCAGAGATCTTGGAGCCAATGAAACATTTGAAGTCcttaaatttaagtggaacaaCCATTAAAGAGCTACACTCATCAATTGAGTTTCTACCTGCGCTAAAAAGACTTGAACTACAAGGTTGCGAAAGGCTTTCAAGTATCCCAAAGAgcatttgtaagttgaaatatCTCGAGGAACTCAATCTCTTCGGCAGCTTTGAACTTGAAAACGTTCCAGAGATCTTGGAGTCAATGAAACATTTGAAGTCTATTAAATTATATCAAATGATGCAAGGAGGAAGCTAG
- the LOC137747579 gene encoding disease resistance protein RPV1-like isoform X1: MIQKTNCFGFIILKLKFSCFEGGENKQAIVKLVTCQSVCNFVQMPNTEMELIGFIQVFNIIVIAIGTLLYMCCRSFSSSSPAADSDVADSVVPDSAADSTAVVDDADADNPPRREKYDVFISFRGEDTRLGITSHLHAALLQKKIETYIDNRLQRGEEIRPALLEAIEKSTISVIIFSQNYASSTWCLDELVHILKCNNREGLVIPVFYDINPSDIRKQHGSYADAFAQLEKRFDNSIDKVHKWRDALTTAANLSGFDHSNKSGTEADLIKNVVDCIWTKLICESSCDLEGLVGIESRIQQIEELLAIHSQDACISVGIWGMGGIGKTTLAEAVFNRLSSKFEACCFLRNVREREQNDGLEHLEKTLLKEILKEEGLSMGSTFVRDRLRRTKVLIVLDDVSDSIQLERLAGEGLRYGIGSRIIITSRDRRTLTEEGKIYEVEGLKHNDALQLFCSRAFKNNSTPRAGYKELAEKAVDYAGGVPLALKLLGSLFFNCNSKADWEDELDKLKEFPYERLLRVLRLSFDGLGRNEKEIFLDIACFHKGNEVKEVRKRLAIRGRFAAAGIKVLVDMSLISIKLTSRWEIIEMHDLLEEMGRTIVQEQCIDDPGKRNRLFNDEDIYRVLKSNKEAPTVQAITFDWSKIKKQPLNRANLKVMSNLKVLIVDSFVASLDLPDSLRYLYWPSYPQESLPSNFSPENLVELHMRYSNVKKLCKEDQILVNLEVIDLKHSWNLIELPNLSGSLKVVSIDLFGCTSLVEIPSSFQHLDKLTHLDVGGCTSLEYLPEMPRNIKYLDLHNSGIKELSESVWSNENISHLDITGCKYLEKLPSNRCKLKVSGCFNLDGFISLGEFFELPRDISKLSLVGCKKLVSLPANIYQLKYLKELDLSSSSELENFPEILEPMKHFKSLNLSGTAIKELHSSIEFLLVLKRLELQGCKRLSSIPKSICKLKYLEELNLYSSSKLENFPEILEPMKHLKSLNFSGTAIKKLHSSIEFLPALKRLELQGCERLSSIPKSICKLKYLEELNLSGSSELDNFPEILEPMKHLKSLNLSGTAIKELHSSIELLPALKRLELQGCERLSSIPKSICKLKYLEELNLSGSSELENFPEILEPMKHLKSLNLSGTTIKELHSSIEFLPALKRLELQGCERLSSIPKSICKLKYLEELNLFGSFELENVPEILESMKHLKSIKLYQMMQGGS; this comes from the exons ATGATACAAAAAACTAATTGTTTTggatttattattttgaagttgaagttttcttgttttgAAGGTGGAGAAAACAAACAAGCCATTGTCAAATTGGTAACTTGCCAGAG CGTTTGTAACTTTGTGCAAATGCCTAATACGGAGATGGAGTTGATTGGCTTCATTCAAGTTTTCAACATCATCGTCATCGCCATCGGGACTCTGTTGTACATGTGTTGCAGATCATTTTCTTCTTCGTCTCCTGCGGCTGATTCTGATGTAGCTGATTCTGTTGTACCTGATTCTGCTGCTGATTCTACTGCTGTTGTTGATGATGCTGATGCTGATAACCCCCCACGTCGAGAAAAGTATGATGTGTTTATCAGTTTCAGAGGTGAGGACACCCGCCTTGGTATTACCAGCCATCTTCATGCTGCCTTACTtcagaagaaaattgaaacctaCATCGATAACAGACTTCAGAGAGGAGAAGAAATCAGACCTGCCCTTCTAGAAGCAATCGAGAAATCCACCATTTCGGTGATTATTTTCTCACAAAACTATGCTTCTTCCACATGGTGTTTGGATGAGCTTGTGCATATACTCAAATGCAACAACAGAGAAGGCCTGGTTATACCCGTATTCTACGACATCAATCCATCTGATATACGAAAACAACATGGGAGTTATGCAGATGCATTTGCTCAACTTGAAAAACGTTTCGATAACAGTATCGACAAGGTGCACAAGTGGAGGGATGCTTTGACGACTGCAGCGAATCTTTCTGGGTTTGATCATTCAAACAAATCCGG GACGGAGGCAGATCTAATTAAGAATGTTGTCGATTGTATTTGGACCAAATTGATTTGTGAATCATCATGTGATTTAGAGGGCCTGGTTGGAATTGAAAGCCGCATTCAGCAAATTGAAGAGCTATTGGCCATTCATTCACAAGACGCTTGCATCAGTGTTGGTATTTGGGGAATGGGTGGTATTGGCAAGACCACCCTTGCTGAAGCCGTATTTAACAGACTCTCTTCTAAATTTGAAGCCTGTTGTTTTCTTAGAAATGTTAGGGAGAGAGAACAAAATGATGGGCTAGAACACTTGGAAAAAACACTTCTTAAGGAGATATTAAAGGAAGAAGGTCTATCCATGGGATCAACTTTTGTTCGAGATAGGCTCAGGCGTACAAAGGTCCTCATCGTTCTTGATGATGTGAGTGATTCAATACAACTAGAACGTTTAGCTGGCGAGGGTCTTCGGTATGGCATTGGAAGTAGAATCATTATCACAAGTCGAGATAGGAGAACACTTACTGAAGAGGGTAAGATCTACGAGGTTGAGGGATTAAAACATAATGACGCTCTTCAACTCTTCTGTTCACGTGCTTTCAAGAATAACAGTACTCCTAGAGCAGGTTATAAGGAGTTGGCAGAAAAGGCGGTGGATTACGCGGGAGGCGTCCCTTTAGCTCTTAAACTTCTGGGGTCCTTGTTCTTCAATTGCAATAGCAAAGCAGACTGGGAAGATGAATTGGACAAACTGAAAGAATTTCCATATGAAAGGCTCCTGAGAGTGTTGAGACTAAGTTTTGATGGATTGGGAAGAAATGAGAAGGAGATATTTTTGGATATAGCATGTTTTCATAAAGGGAATGAAGTGAAAGAGGTAAGGAAAAGGTTAGCTATCCGTGGACGCTTTGCAGCGGCTGGAATCAAAGTTCTCGTTGATATGTCTCTCATATCAATTAAGTTAACATCAAGATGGGAAATTATAGAGATGCATGATCTGCTTGAAGAAATGGGAAGGACAATTGTTCAGGAACAATGCATTGACGATCCTGGAAAACGGAATAGATTGTTCAATGATGAGGATATATATCGTGTATTGAAGAGTAACAAG GAAGCTCCAACTGTTCAAGCCATAACGTTTGATTGGTCAAAGATTAAAAAGCAACCATTGAATAGAGCAAACCTCAAAGTGATGTCTAACCTAAAAGTGCTGATTGTGGATAGTTTTGTTGCTTCTCTAGACCTTCCCGATTCTCTTCGTTATCTTTACTGGCCTAGTTATCCGCAGGAATCTTTGCCGTCAAATTTTTCTCCTGAAAATCTAGTTGAGCTTCATATGCGATATAGCAATGTTAAGAAGCTTTGTAAAGAAGACCAG ATACTGGTTAACTTAGAAGTGATCGATTTGAAGCACtcttggaatctaattgaacTTCCAAATCTCTCTGGGAGTCTAAAAGTTGTGAGCATAGATCTCTTTGGCTGTACAAGTTTGGTTGAAATTCCTTCGTCTTTTCAACATCTTGACAAGCTTACTCATCTTGATGTTGGAGGCTGCACCAGTCTCGAGTATCTTCCAGAGATGCCAAGAAATATTAAATACTTAGATTTACATAACAGTGGTATAAAGGAGTTGTCTGAATCAGTTTGGTCTAACGAAAATATTTCTCACTTGGATATTACTGGTTGTAAATACCTTGAGAAACTTCCAAGCAACAGGTGTAAGTTGAAAGTCTCTGGTTGCTTTAATCTAGATGGCTTCATATCTCTTGGTGAGTTTTTTGAGCTTCCTAGGGATATAAGTAAATTATCATTGGTTGGTTGCAAGAAACTAGTGAGTCTACCAGCCAACATTTATCAGTTGAAGTATCTCAAGGAACTCGATCTCTCTAGCAGCTCTGAACTTGAAAACTTTCCAGAGATCTTGGAGCCAATGAAACATTTCAAGTCcttaaatttaagtggaacagCGATTAAAGAGCTACACTCATCAATTGAGTTTCTCCTTGTGCTAAAAAGACTTGAACTACAAGGTTGCAAAAGGCTTTCAAGTATCCCAAAGAgcatttgtaagttgaaatatCTCGAGGAACTCAATCTCTACAGCAGCtctaaacttgaaaactttcCAGAGATCTTGGAGCCAATGAAACATTTGAAGTCCTTAAATTTCAGTGGAACGGCGATTAAAAAGCTACACTCATCAATTGAGTTTCTACCTGCGCTAAAAAGACTTGAACTACAAGGTTGCGAAAGGCTTTCAAGTATCCCAAAGAgcatttgtaagttgaaatatCTCGAGGAACTCAATCTCTCCGGCAGCTCTGAACTTGACAACTTTCCAGAGATCTTGGAGCCAATGAAACATTTGAAGTCcttaaatttaagtggaacagCGATTAAAGAGCTACACTCATCAATTGAGCTTCTACCTGCGCTAAAAAGACTTGAACTACAAGGTTGCGAAAGGCTTTCGAGTATCCCAAAGAgcatttgtaagttgaaatatCTCGAGGAACTCAATCTCTCCGGCAGCTCTGAACTTGAAAACTTTCCAGAGATCTTGGAGCCAATGAAACATTTGAAGTCcttaaatttaagtggaacaaCCATTAAAGAGCTACACTCATCAATTGAGTTTCTACCTGCGCTAAAAAGACTTGAACTACAAGGTTGCGAAAGGCTTTCAAGTATCCCAAAGAgcatttgtaagttgaaatatCTCGAGGAACTCAATCTCTTCGGCAGCTTTGAACTTGAAAACGTTCCAGAGATCTTGGAGTCAATGAAACATTTGAAGTCTATTAAATTATATCAAATGATGCAAGGAGGAAGCTAG
- the LOC137747580 gene encoding uncharacterized protein has translation MEAKLLHLLSSTPASPTHLAHSKPSPTKLNHIFSPATRPRPLRISTLVYNTTGSDGGGSTSIPDTDGNSVAAPDPTGVRFKKRSRRRTKQQREEGNEGDGGRVMKAQASDAPKKWEDMSLGEKAWELYVGEKGALFWLNKFAYASIYIVIGAWILFRFVGPALNLYQLDAPPLSPTSILKGS, from the coding sequence ATGGAGGCCAAACTCCTCCACCTACTCAGCTCAACACCAGCCTCCCCAACCCACCTCGCCCACTCAAAACCTTCTCCAACAAAACTGAACCATATCTTCTCACCCGCCACCCGTCCGCGGCCTCTCAGAATCAGCACACTAGTTTACAACACCACCGGCAGTGATGGTGGTGGCAGCACTAGCATTCCGGACACCGACGGCAACAGCGTGGCAGCACCGGACCCCACGGGAGTGCGGTTCAAAAAGAGGTCGAGAAGGCGGACGAAGCAGCAGCGAGAGGAGGGCAATGAGGGGGACGGCGGACGGGTCATGAAGGCTCAAGCTAGTGACGCTCCAAAGAAGTGGGAAGATATGAGCTTGGGGGAGAAGGCATGGGAGCTTTATGTGGGGGAGAAGGGTGCTTTGTTTTGGTTAAACAAGTTTGCTTATGCTTCAATTTACATAGTGATTGGGGCTTGGATTCTGTTCAGGTTTGTTGGACCGGCTCTTAATCTTTACCAGTTGGATGCAcctcctctctctcccactTCCATCCTCAAGGGTTCCTGA